In a single window of the Agrobacterium vitis genome:
- a CDS encoding glycosyltransferase, with translation MAQGNVMDGQGIADGQNLRILQVLEPSGGGSGRHFIDLCAGLAACGQTVTAVYSPLRAESRFVAELLALPLHEIIALDMHRAVGPWDIASYRALRRLIRDKGPFDIVHGHSSKAGALTRLATLPGRNPPVLYTPHAFRTMDPTLGSKGRLVYGGVERLLGRFFSDRVICVSPDEYHHAVALGIPARTLRIVANGVKYPPGDARSETRAHFGIAHEHLVFGFIGRLVAQKAPERLIRAFASIADLMPQARLVMIGSGEREAELRVMIQTLGLDGKAQIRSDMSGHDAIQAFDILVAPSRYEAMSYAMLEAAAGGLPLVLTAVGGTSVVLENGVNGFAVPNSDAIKPLADAMAAFRDPLTRAQLTAGALGRRNNYRLEKMVAETLAIYRNLLPQTTPSSLLTPEARAEHVADDEQRTLLLAKRIVV, from the coding sequence TTGGCGCAGGGAAACGTGATGGATGGCCAGGGAATTGCCGATGGGCAGAATCTGCGAATCTTGCAGGTCTTGGAGCCGAGCGGCGGTGGCTCCGGCCGTCATTTCATCGATCTTTGCGCAGGCCTCGCCGCCTGCGGACAGACGGTGACCGCGGTCTATTCACCGTTAAGAGCCGAAAGCCGGTTCGTTGCCGAATTGCTGGCGCTGCCGCTGCACGAGATCATTGCGCTGGACATGCACCGTGCGGTCGGCCCCTGGGATATCGCCTCCTATAGGGCGCTGCGGCGGCTGATCCGCGACAAAGGCCCATTCGACATCGTGCATGGCCACAGTTCCAAGGCAGGCGCGCTGACCCGGCTGGCAACCCTGCCCGGGCGCAATCCACCGGTGCTTTACACGCCTCACGCCTTCCGCACCATGGACCCGACGCTCGGCTCCAAAGGCCGCCTGGTTTATGGCGGCGTGGAACGGCTGCTTGGACGATTTTTCAGCGACCGGGTGATTTGCGTTTCACCGGATGAATATCATCACGCCGTGGCGCTGGGCATTCCAGCACGCACCCTCCGCATTGTCGCCAATGGTGTGAAATATCCGCCCGGCGACGCCCGCTCGGAGACACGCGCGCATTTCGGCATTGCCCATGAGCATCTGGTTTTCGGTTTTATTGGCAGGCTCGTGGCCCAGAAAGCCCCAGAGCGGCTGATCCGCGCCTTTGCCAGTATTGCAGACCTGATGCCCCAGGCCCGGCTGGTGATGATCGGCAGCGGCGAGCGGGAAGCGGAACTGCGCGTCATGATTCAAACCCTTGGCCTTGATGGCAAGGCCCAGATCCGCAGCGACATGAGCGGACATGACGCCATCCAAGCCTTTGACATCCTGGTTGCACCGAGCCGCTACGAGGCGATGTCCTATGCAATGCTGGAAGCCGCAGCCGGTGGACTTCCCCTCGTTTTGACAGCGGTGGGCGGAACGAGCGTCGTACTGGAGAATGGCGTCAACGGCTTTGCCGTTCCCAATAGCGATGCGATCAAGCCGCTTGCAGACGCCATGGCCGCCTTTCGCGACCCCCTGACGCGGGCACAGCTTACGGCTGGCGCCTTGGGCCGCCGTAACAACTACCGGCTTGAAAAAATGGTGGCAGAGACACTGGCGATCTACCGAAACCTTCTTCCCCAAACCACGCCAAGCTCGCTGTTAACCCCAGAGGCTCGGGCCGAGCACGTGGCAGACGACGAGCAGCGGACCCTGCTGCTTGCCAAGCGCATCGTGGTCTAA
- a CDS encoding O-antigen ligase family protein has translation MSAVTHHSSPPFRPGLAAITLTGSALVGFGVFLLGFVFMEPAPYELFMAAQIPLWFLLGLKISRSVAPLLALMLIFNVGGMISLTTMTDLDQGPLYVAVSTFLAVTSVFYAAIIEERHERLRLIFNAWVLAAVATALLGILGYFHAFPGAEMFTRYDRAMGAFQDPNVFGPFLIAPSLYLIHGLLTGRLLDAPWKIFCLLILALGVFLSFSRAAWALFLFCAIAMVLILLIKERSSAFRLKIVLLALTAAIALVVALTVALQFQQVRDLFSSRTQLVQDYDGGHLGRFERHKIGFLMSMEKPLGIGPMVFSKIFPEDEHNIWLKTLTSYGWLGFVCFITMLVWSVCFGFKCLLYDRPWQPYLMIAWIVLIGHALIGNVIDIDHWRHVYLLFGILWGCRALEINWQRHN, from the coding sequence TTGAGCGCGGTCACCCACCATAGTAGCCCGCCGTTTCGGCCAGGCTTGGCGGCCATAACCCTGACGGGATCGGCGCTGGTCGGCTTTGGTGTATTCCTGCTCGGCTTCGTGTTCATGGAGCCTGCCCCGTACGAATTGTTCATGGCGGCGCAGATCCCCCTGTGGTTCCTGCTCGGCCTGAAGATTTCCCGCAGCGTCGCTCCGCTTCTGGCGCTTATGCTCATCTTCAATGTCGGCGGCATGATCTCGCTGACGACAATGACGGACCTCGATCAAGGCCCGCTCTATGTTGCCGTCTCGACCTTCCTCGCCGTGACCTCGGTTTTTTATGCGGCCATCATCGAGGAACGGCATGAAAGGCTGCGGTTGATCTTCAATGCCTGGGTTCTGGCCGCAGTTGCCACCGCCCTTCTGGGTATTCTGGGCTATTTCCATGCGTTTCCCGGCGCTGAAATGTTTACACGCTATGACCGGGCCATGGGGGCTTTTCAGGACCCCAATGTGTTTGGTCCGTTTCTGATTGCTCCGTCGCTCTATCTCATCCATGGGCTTTTGACTGGTCGGTTGCTGGACGCGCCGTGGAAGATTTTTTGCCTGCTGATCCTCGCCCTTGGTGTGTTCCTGTCGTTTTCACGGGCGGCCTGGGCGCTGTTCCTGTTTTGCGCCATCGCCATGGTGCTCATCCTGCTGATCAAGGAACGCAGCAGTGCCTTCCGCCTGAAGATCGTGCTGCTGGCACTGACAGCGGCCATCGCTCTCGTTGTGGCGCTGACCGTCGCCCTGCAATTCCAGCAGGTGCGTGACCTGTTTTCCAGCCGCACCCAGCTTGTGCAGGACTATGATGGTGGCCATCTCGGTCGCTTCGAGCGTCACAAGATCGGCTTTCTGATGTCGATGGAAAAGCCGCTCGGGATCGGCCCGATGGTGTTCAGCAAGATCTTTCCGGAGGACGAGCACAATATCTGGCTGAAAACCCTGACATCCTATGGGTGGCTCGGCTTCGTCTGCTTTATCACCATGCTGGTCTGGAGCGTTTGCTTCGGCTTCAAATGTCTGCTCTATGACCGCCCTTGGCAACCCTATCTGATGATTGCCTGGATCGTGCTGATCGGCCATGCCCTGATCGGCAATGTCATCGATATCGATCATTGGCGACATGTGTACCTGCTGTTTGGAATCCTTTGGGGATGCAGAGCACTGGAAATCAATTGGCAAAGACATAACTGA